The following proteins are co-located in the Deinococcus aquaedulcis genome:
- the metG gene encoding methionine--tRNA ligase yields the protein MSHPDRAFFITTAIDYANGAPHIGHVYEKILTDAIARYQRLAGREVFFLTGTDEHGEKIAKAAAKAGQTPQVFVDDLATRAFKGLWDRLEISYDDFVRTTEGRHKRFVQDILQRVYDAGDIYFDEYEGLYSVGAERYVTEKELVEGSDGVRRYPGDKDPPELRREANYFFRMEKYQAWLLDHIRQNPDFIQPAGYRNEVLEMLKEPIGPLSISRPKSRVPWGIELPWDPDHVTYVWFDALLNYVSAPVSKGAAPEVIGTAWHVIGKDILKPHAVFWPTMLQAAGLPPYRRLVVHSHILAEDGRKMGKSLGNAIDPEALVTQYPVDAIRYTLLREATLSADSPYGEGILVSRLNSDLANDLGNLLSRTISMIQKYRGGVIPAAAEITEREREIEATALALPGQILALVDELKINMALEAAMNFVRDLNRYIAESAPWNLAKSEDTARRLDTVLYTAAEGLRVASVALEAALPVKARELRAQLGLGGQSYTLAGAWGLTPAGTQVVGGAILFPKPEPKAAPDAAAPKSPQPPKEKPMTQTETPVTPAPATAASPAVPTEPLISIDDFARIDLRVAEVLAAEAVPKADKLLKLTVRLGEQERTVVSGIRQWFEPEALVGRKVILVANLKPAKLRGIESQGMILAAEDDQGNLDLVGLKLDLPSGTKVR from the coding sequence ATGAGCCACCCTGACCGCGCTTTTTTCATCACGACGGCCATTGATTACGCCAACGGCGCGCCGCACATCGGCCACGTGTACGAGAAGATCCTCACCGACGCCATCGCCCGTTACCAGCGCCTCGCCGGGCGCGAGGTGTTTTTCCTGACCGGTACCGACGAGCACGGCGAAAAGATCGCCAAGGCCGCCGCCAAGGCCGGCCAGACCCCACAGGTGTTCGTGGACGACCTCGCCACGCGCGCTTTCAAGGGCCTGTGGGACCGGCTGGAAATCAGCTACGACGATTTCGTGCGCACCACCGAGGGGCGCCACAAGCGCTTTGTGCAGGACATTCTGCAGCGCGTGTACGACGCCGGCGACATCTATTTCGACGAATACGAGGGCCTGTACTCGGTGGGCGCCGAGCGTTATGTCACCGAAAAAGAGCTGGTGGAGGGGTCCGACGGCGTGCGCCGCTACCCCGGTGACAAGGACCCGCCCGAGCTGCGCCGCGAAGCGAACTACTTCTTCCGCATGGAGAAGTACCAGGCGTGGCTGCTCGACCACATCAGGCAGAACCCCGACTTTATCCAGCCCGCCGGCTACCGCAACGAGGTGCTGGAAATGCTCAAGGAGCCCATTGGCCCCCTCAGCATCTCCCGGCCCAAGAGCCGCGTGCCCTGGGGCATCGAGCTGCCCTGGGACCCCGACCACGTCACCTACGTGTGGTTCGACGCGCTGCTCAATTACGTCTCGGCGCCCGTCAGCAAGGGCGCGGCCCCCGAGGTCATCGGCACGGCCTGGCACGTGATCGGCAAGGACATCCTCAAGCCGCACGCGGTGTTCTGGCCCACCATGCTGCAGGCCGCCGGGCTGCCCCCCTACCGCCGCCTCGTGGTGCACAGCCACATCCTGGCCGAGGACGGGCGCAAGATGGGCAAGTCGCTGGGCAACGCCATTGACCCGGAAGCGCTGGTGACCCAGTACCCAGTGGACGCCATCCGCTACACCCTGCTGCGCGAGGCGACCCTGAGTGCCGACAGTCCCTATGGCGAAGGCATTCTGGTCTCACGACTGAACAGCGACCTTGCCAACGACCTGGGCAACCTGCTCTCGCGCACCATTTCGATGATCCAGAAGTACCGGGGTGGCGTGATTCCCGCCGCCGCCGAGATCACCGAGCGCGAGCGCGAAATTGAGGCGACGGCGCTGGCCCTGCCCGGGCAGATTCTGGCCCTGGTGGACGAGCTGAAGATCAACATGGCGCTGGAAGCCGCCATGAACTTCGTGCGCGACCTCAACCGTTACATTGCCGAGAGCGCGCCCTGGAATCTGGCCAAGAGTGAGGACACCGCCCGCCGCCTGGACACGGTGCTGTACACCGCCGCCGAGGGCCTGCGGGTGGCCAGCGTGGCCCTGGAAGCGGCGCTGCCCGTCAAGGCCCGCGAACTGCGCGCGCAGCTGGGCCTGGGCGGCCAGTCCTATACCCTGGCCGGCGCCTGGGGGCTGACCCCGGCGGGTACCCAGGTTGTCGGCGGCGCCATTCTGTTCCCCAAACCCGAACCCAAAGCGGCTCCAGACGCCGCTGCCCCTAAATCTCCCCAACCCCCGAAAGAGAAACCCATGACCCAGACTGAAACCCCTGTGACGCCCGCCCCCGCCACGGCCGCCAGCCCCGCCGTGCCCACTGAACCCCTGATTTCCATTGACGACTTTGCCCGCATTGACCTGCGCGTGGCCGAGGTGCTGGCCGCCGAGGCCGTGCCCAAGGCCGACAAGCTGCTGAAGCTGACGGTGCGCCTGGGCGAGCAAGAACGCACCGTGGTTAGCGGCATTCGCCAGTGGTTCGAGCCCGAAGCCCTGGTGGGCCGCAAGGTGATTCTGGTCGCCAACCTGAAGCCCGCCAAGCTGCGCGGCATCGAGTCCCAGGGCATGATCCTGGCCGCAGAGGACGATCAGGGCAACCTGGACCTCGTGGGCCTGAAGCTGGACCTGCCCAGCGGGACGAAGGTGCGCTGA